GGCCGAGCCCCCGGCCCCTCCCCCGCGGGACCCCGCAAGGCCTCCGCCCTGGCTCGCCCGGGAGGTGCCCGCCGAGGTCGCGGCAGCCGTGGACCGGGAGGTGGCGTCCATCCGGGACCCGGAGCTGCGGGAGGCGGTGCGCCAGACCCGGCTCCGGGCCGAACAGATGCGCCGCTTCAGGGAGGACCCAGGAGACGCTCCGCCTCGGGCGAGTAGCGCGCGCCCGAAGCGTGGAGGACGAGCGGGCTCCTGAGCTCCAGCCCCTCCCCTCCTCCCCGCACACACCGCACCAGCACCAGGTTCGCCGGCTCGCCGGCCCGGGGGTGCACCGGCAGCAGGACCTTGGGCTCCAGGCCCGCCCCCCGGCAACCCTCCAGGAGGGTTGCCAGCCGCGCCGCCGGATACACGGAGCAGAACGCGCCCCCCGTGCCCAGGGCAAAGGCCGCCGCGGCCGCGGCGGCCGCCAGGGATCCCGCCACCTCGTGGC
The sequence above is a segment of the Thermodesulfobacteriota bacterium genome. Coding sequences within it:
- a CDS encoding SAM-dependent methyltransferase — its product is HEVAGSLAAAAAAAAFALGTGGAFCSVYPAARLATLLEGCRGAGLEPKVLLPVHPRAGEPANLVLVRCVRGGGEGLELRSPLVLHASGARYSPEAERLLGPP